One Ornithinicoccus hortensis genomic window, GACCTCCATCCCGAGTTCGAGACCCCGGTCGACCGGCTGGCCACCTGGCTCGCCCGGCTCGACGACGACCTCGACGACGACCTCGACGAGTGAACCGCACCCGATGAACAGGAGAGAGCATTCGTGACGTCCGGCACTGACGGCGCCCCCGTCGAGTTCACCCCCAGCGCCAACTTCCAGGTCGGCGACGGCCCACGCGACATCGGCCTGTGCTTCGCCGGCGACGGCTTCGTCGCCGGCTACGGCGACCCCAAGGCCCTGGGCTGGGTGAGCCGGGTGGTCGGCCGGACCCCGCTGCAGGAGGCCGACCTCAGCGCCTACAACCTGGGCGTGCGGGGCGACTCGAGCGCCGACGTGATGCACCGGTGGCGCACCGAGTGCCCGCCGCGCTGGAAGGACCGTGGGGAGCGGCGGCTCGTCGTGGGCGTCGGGTCCGAGGACGTGGCCCAGGAGATCACCACGGCCCGGTCCCGGCTCAACCTGGCCAACATCCTCGACGAGGCCACGACGACGGGGATCTCCACCTTCGTGGTGGGCCCGACCCCCCAGCTGGATGCCCAGGTCAACGCCAAGCTGGCCCAGTTGTCCGACGCGCAGGCCGACGTCTGCGCCCGCCGCGGCGTCCCCTTCGTGGACTGCTTCGCCCCGCTGCGCGAGCACGACCAGTGGCAGTCCGACCTCGCGGCCGGCGACACGGTCCACCCCGGGCAGGCCGGGTACGGGCTGATCGCCTGGCTGGTGCTGCACGCCGGCTGGCTGCGCTGGCTGCAGCTGGCCGCCTGAGCGCCGCGGCGGACGCTCAGGCGCGGCCCTGCAGCCGGGTGACCCAGTCCTGGGCCTCCCGGTATGCCGTGGGGCCCGCCTCGTCGGCGACCGGCTGGACGACCCCGTCGGCCCGCGGGTAGGAGCCGAGGAAGCGCACCTGGGCGCAGGTCCGTTTCAGGCCCACCAGCGCCTCGGCCAGCCGGGGTTCGGCGATGTGTCCCACCGCCTCGATGGTGAAGCAGTACTTGCCGATCCCCTGCCCCGTCGGGCGCGACTCCAGCCGGAAGAGGTCGATGTCGCGGACCGCGAACTGCTCGAGCAGCTCCAGCAGCGCACCCGGCCGGTTGTCGCGGATGAAGGCCACCATGGTGGTGGTGTCGGCCCCGGTGGGCGGTGGCGGCGGCACGTCCCCGCGGGCCAGCTCGACGAACCGGGTCACCGCGCCGCGGTGGTCGGCGATCCCGTCCTCGAGGACCACCAGCCCGTGCACCTCGGCGGCCAGCGCCGCCGAGATCGCGGCGTCGTAGACCTCCGCGCCGACCAGGGCCGCGGCGCGGGCGGTCGAGGACTCGGGGATCAGTTCGACGCCCGGGAGGTTCCGGGCGACCCACTCGCGGGTCTGCGCCATGGCGACCGGGTGGGTGGAGACCCGCCGGATATCCTCGCGGGTGGTCCCCTCCCGGACCACGAGGGCGAACTCGACGGCGATGTGCGTCTCCCGGGTGATCACCAGCGGCAGGCCGTGGATCAACTGGTCCAGGGTGGAGGACACCCCACCCTCGATGGAGTTCTCGAACGGCACCACGGCCCGGTCCACCTCCCCCGACCGCAACCCGTCGAGGGCCGCCTCGACACCCGGGGCGGCCCAGGTTTCCTCGGCGTCGGGATACAACCGGCGCAGCGCCTGCTGGGTGAAGGTCCCCGCCGGACCCAGGTAGCCGATCCGCCGCGGTGCCTGCTGCTCGCTCACACGCGAACCCTAATCGGCCCGCAACTGCGGCGAGCCACCGAGCCGACCGTAGTGGTCGGGCCGATGGCTCGCGGCCGGGCAGGGGCGCTCAGTACGCGCCGCTCTTCCGGCTGTCCAGGACCACCCGGAAGGTGCGCCAGATGATCATCAGGTCGAGCAGCGGCGTCCAGTTCTCCACGTAGTACAGGTCGAGACGGACAGCCTCTTCCCAGGCCAGTTCGGTGCGGCCACTGATCTGCCAGAGGCCGGTCATGCCCGGGTTCACCAGCAGTCGGCGACGGGTGTCCTGCTCGTACAGCTCGACCTCCTTGGGCAGCGGCGGCCGGGGGCCGACCAGGCTCATCTGCCCGAGCAGGACGTTCACCAGCTGGGGCAGCTCGTCCACGCTGTACTTGCGCAGGTACTTGCCGACCCGGGTGACCCGCGGGTCCTCCCGGATCTTGAACAGCGGTCCGGCGCCCTCGTTCTGGGCCTGCAGCTCGGCCAACCGCGCCTCGGCGTCCACGGCCATGCTGCGGAACTTGATCATCTGGAACGGGGTGCCGTTGCGGCCCACCCGCTCCTGCCGGAAGAACACGGGCCCCGGGTCGTCCATCCGCACCAGCAGCGCGACGACGAGGAACACCGGGGCCAGCAGCAGCAGCCCGAATGCGGCACCGACCCGGTCCAGGACCGACTTGACGATGGCGCGGGGACCGGTGAAGCGCGGCGCCTCGACGTGGATCAGCGGCAGCCCGTCGATCGGGCGGGTGACCACGCGCGGGCCCGCGACGTCCATGATGCCGGGAGCGACCACGAGCTCGATGGTGGTGCCCTCCAACGCCCACCCGAGCCGGCGCAGCCCCTTGGTGCCCAGACCGGCCGAGCTGGAAACGGCGATGACGTCGACCCGGTGCGCGAGCGCCTGGACCAACACGTCGGCCTCCCGGCCGAGCACCTGCGTCTTCTCGTCGAACTTGACCGCCGGGTCGTCGGTGCAGACGCCGAGCACCTTGTAGCCAGCGCCCGGGGTGCGCGCCAGCGCGGTGGACAGGCCCTGGACGTGATCGTAGTCACCGACCAGGAGCACCCGGTCCGACATCCGGCCGGCCGCGCGCTGGGTCACCAGCCACTTGCGCGCCGTCCAGCGGCCGGCCAGCAGCAGCAGGGTGGCCAGCGGGAAGGCGTACAGCACGTAGCGGTGCGCACCGTTGACCTGGTAGGCGAAGGCGGCGACGGAGAACGCGGCGAGCAGCCAGATGCTGGCCGTGACCACGTTGCGGTACTCCTGGATGCCGTGCCCGATCACCCGGGCGTCGTAGGTGTTGTGCCACTGCAGCAGGAGCATCCAGCCCACGGCCAGGCCCAGACCGAGGATGATCGTGCGCAGCTGGTCCGGTGAGGACTCCGAGGTCGGGAACAGGTTGACCTCGCCCAGTCCGACGAACTGGACCGCGACGATCGCGATAAGCACCATCGCGAGATCGAGCGCGCGGACGGCATACAGGTAGCGGGTGAGGTACCGGCGCAGGCCCACCGGCCGACGACCGGAGGCCTGGGCCCGGGTGCCGAAGTCGGGCATCACGAACAGCGGTGGCGCGTGGCGTCCGTCGGCTACACTTCCCCCGCCCATCGCTCCGAGCAGCGATTCCCCTGCCTCGGCTCGCAAATGTGCAGACATCTCATTCCTGGCGTTGTGTCGACTCAGTCGGGCTCGCCTCCGGGTCACCGAGGGCTTTTTACTGTTTCTTGACCATCAGCAGACTAGATGTTTGGCAGGCATTTGGCTAGTCCTGCCGCCGAAATCGTCCCGGAAGGTCCTTCGGTGCATCGCGGGGGAAGAGTCGCCCCCGACCGTCCTGATACATGGAGGCGCTCGGCGGACACACACCGTGGGTGCTGTTGTCCACGGGAAACTTGGTGCAGGATGACCCCACAGACCGCCCGACGGAAGGACGACCCCATGACCCGGCGAACCACCAAGAGCGCGACCCGCTCCCTGATCGCAGTGGCGGCCCTCGGGCTCGTACTCGCCTCGTGCGGGTCCGACGAGGGCGACCCCGGGGATGCCGGGGGTGGCGACAGCAGCGCCGGTGAGGAGGGCGCGGGTGGCGGCACGACGGTCGAGGCCGACGAGGAGCTGGCCGCCATGGTGCCCGAGGACATCGCCGAGGCCGGGGTGCTCCGGGTCGGCACGGACGCGTCCTACGCGCCCAACGAGTTCTTCGACGAGGACGGCTCCACCATCGTGGGCTTCGACGTCGACCTGTTCGACGCCGTCGCGGCCAAGCTCGGCCTGGAGACGCAGTGGGAGAACTCCTCCTTCGACACGATCATCGTGGGCGTCTCCAGCGACAAGTACGACGTGGGCGTCTCCAGCTTCACGATCAACGAGGACCGCAAGACGCAGGTCAACATGATCAGCTACTACAACGCGGGCACCCAGTGGGCGGTGGCGACCGGCAACCCCGACGGCGTCGACCCCGACGACGCGTGCGGGCTGATCGTCGCCGTGCAGACGGGCACCGTCCAGGAGGAGGACGACCTGCCGGTCCGGCAGGAGGCCTGCGGCGACAACCCGTTCACCGTCCAGTCCTACGAGGGCCAGGACGAGGCGACTTCCGCGCTGGTGACCGGCAAGGCACAGGCGATGCTGGCCGACTCCCCCATCATCGGCTACGCGGTCTCCCAGACAAACGGCCAGATCGAGGCGGTCGGTGAGGTCTACGACGCCGCCCCCTACGGCTATGTGGCACCGCTGGAGGACACCGACCTCGCCGATGCCCTCGCCGCGGCCCTGACCTCCCTGGAGGAGGACGGCACCTACGGCGAGATCCTCGCCGAGTGGGGTGTCGAGGACGGCGCGATCGACGACTTCGCCGTCAACCCCTGAGATGAGTCAGACCCCTGCCGGCCCCGAGGCGGGGGCCGAGGAACGACCGGGGCGGATCGACGCCGTCCCGGTCCGCCACCCCGGGCGGTGGCTCGGCGTGGCGATCATCAGCGTGCTGGTGGCGATGTTCGTCAACATGCTGATCACCAACGAGAAGTTCAACTGGCCGTTCGTCTTCGAGTCGATGTTCAAGCCGCCGGTGATCAACGGCCTGCTGATGGGCACCCTGGTGGTCACCGCCCTGGCCATGCTCATCGGCGTGACGCTGGGCGTCCTGCTGGCCGTGATGCGGTTGTCCCCCAACCCGGTGCTCTCCGGCGTGGCGTTCGCGTTCGTCTGGTTCTTCCGCGGGGTGCCCCGCCTGGTGCTGCTCACCATCATGGGCAGCCTGGGCATCCTGTTCATCGGCGGCCTGGACATCGGCATCCCGTTCGACCAGCAGATCCTCGGCCTGTTCGGGATCGATGGTGACTGGCGCTTCCTGACCCTGGACGCCAACCAGGTCTTCGTCGGGGTCGCCGGCGGCGCGATCGGCCTGGGCCTGTCCGAGGCCGCCTACATGGCCGAGATCGCCCGGGCGGGGATCCTGTCCGTCGATAGCGGCCAGACGGAGGCCGCCGAGGCGCTGGGCATGGACGGCAGCACCACCATGCGGCGGATCGTGCTCCCCCAGGCGATGCGGGTGATCGTGCCCCCGACCGGCAACGAGCTGATCTCGATGGTCAAGGACACCTCCCTGCTGATCGGCGTGCCGGTCAGCACCGAGTTGTTCTTCCAGCTCAGGTCCATCGGGTCGCGCACCTACGAGGTCTTCCCGGTGCTCGTGGCCGCCTGCATCTGGTACCTGATCATCGGCAGCATCCTGATGGTCGGTCAGTACTACCTGGAGCGCTACTTCAACCGTGGCTACGGCGCCCGCCGCGACGCCGCGCCGGTAGCGGCCAACGACACGGCGGAGGGAGTGTGATGGGTATGCAGCCACTCGTCCGCGCGGTCAACGTCACCAAGGCGTTCGGCCACAACGAGGTGCTCAAGGGGATCGACCTGTCCGTGGAGTCCGGCCAGGTCGTCACCCTGCTGGGCCCCTCGGGTTCGGGCAAGACCACCTTCCTGCGCTGCATCAACCAGTTGGAGACCATCGACGGCGGCCGGATCTGGGTCGACGGCGACCTGATGGGCTACCGGGAGGACGGCGGCAAGCTCTACCGCCTGACCGACCGGCAGATCGCCGCGCAGCGGCGCAACATCGGCATGGTCTTCCAGCGGTTCAACCTGTTCCCGCACAAGACGGTGCTGGAGAACATCTGCGAGGCACCCGTCGTGGTCCAGGGGCGCAAGCGCCGGGCCGTGGAACAGGAGGCGCTGACCCTCCTGGAGCGGGTCGGTCTGCAGGACAAACCGCGGGCCTACCCCAACCAGCTCTCCGGCGGCCAGCAGCAGCGCGTGGCGATCGCCCGGGCGCTGGCGATGTCCCCCAAGCTAATGCTCTTCGACGAGCCGACGTCCGCGCTGGACCCCGAACTCGTCGGGGACGTCCTGGCCGTGATGCGCGACCTGGCGCTGAGCGGCATGACCATGGTCGTGGTCACCCACGAGATGGCCTTCGCCCGGGACGTGAGCGACCACGTGGTCTTCATGGACGGCGGGGTCGTCGTCGAGGAAGGGCCACCGAAGGAGGTCCTGGTCAACCCGCAGCACAACCGGACCCGCAACTTCCTGCAGCGGGTCCGCGAGGAGCACGCCGACGGGGTCGAGGAGGTGCCGGACCACGTCCGGCAGCCGGGCGAGCCCGTCGACTGATGCCTCCCTGACGGGCGGCCTCCCGGTCAGCGCCCGGTGAGCGCCCGCGACAGGTGCGGGAGCAACGCGGCGACCTGGTCGCTCATCAGCTGGTAGGTGGCGGCGGACCGCATGTAGGGGTCGACGATGTCGACCGCGGCGGCCTCCCGCGGGGGACGCAGCCCCCGTTGCGCGGCCAGCGCCCCGGTGACCTCCCGGACCCACTGGGCACTGTCGTCGGTGTCCGGCAGGTCCTCCGCGGGCAGGTGCTCGGCGAGGTCGGCGAAGTCGCCGACGGTGAAGGTGTAGCGCAACGCCTTGGGATAGGTCTTCACGACGGCGGCCCGGTGCTCCCGGGTCGCGGTCAGCACCAGATCGGCCGCGGCCACCAGGTCGCGGGTGAGTTGCCGGGAGACGAAGCCGTCGGCGCTGCCGCCGAAGCCGGCCAGGCGCTCCGCGGACTGCTCGTCCATCGGATGGCCGACCATGGCCATCGTCCCAGCGCTCCGCACCGGCACGGTGCCGGCGCCCCACCGCTCGTCCACCATCCCCTGCAGCACGCGCTCGAGCAGCGGCGAGCGGCAGATGTTGCCGGTGCACACGGTCAGGATCTGTCCCTCCATGACCCGGACTCTACGGGGCGGCCGAGGTCACCTCGGCCAGGGCCTGCACGACCTCGCTCTCCGACCAGCGCTGCCCCACGGTCCGCAGGGTGGCGACCCGATAGTCCGGCAGCGCGCCGGGGTCCGGCACGGCACGTCCCGCCACCGGCGGCTCCGCCACCTCCTCGGGGTGCCGGAGCACGACCTCCAGCCGGGCCTCGGTCAGCTGCTCGACCAGGCCCTGCCCCCACTCCACGACCGTGACCGAGGACTCGACGGAGTCGTCCAGGTCCAGGTCGTCCAGCTCGGCCGCCCCGTCCAGGCGGTAGGCGTCCACGTGCACCAGGGCCGGGCCGCCGACCTCCGAGGGGTGCACCCGGGAGATGACGAAGGTCGGCGAGATGATCGGTCCCCGCACCCCGAGCCCCTCGGCGAGGCCCTGGGTCAGGGTCGTCTTGCCGGCGCCTAGCCCACCGACCAGGAGCACCAGGTCGCCGGCCCGCAGCAGCCTGCCGAGGGCGGCACCGAACCGGCGGGTCTCCTCCGCGTCGGCCAGCCGCCGGGTCAGCTGCTGCCCGGTCACGCGTCCGTGCGCCGCGGCTGCGCCCGGCGCCTCGTCGGGCGGGTGGCCCGGTCGCGGCGCTGCTTGTCCAGGTCGGTGACCCTGCGCCGGGACCCACGGGTCGCCCGCGAGGCCGCCGGCGCCGGGGTGACGGCGGCCCGCTCGGCGCGCCGGGCCAGGGCCAGGATCTGCTCGCCGACGACCTGGGGGTGCTCCAGCATGATGATGTGCCCGGCGTCGGCCACCACCACGTGGTCGGCACCCGGCAGCAGCTCCACGATCTCGTCGCTGTGCTCGGTCGAGGTCAGGATGTCCTTGTCCCCGTTGAGCACCAGCACCTCCACCCCGTCCAGGTTGGCCAGCGCCGCCCGCTTGTCGTGCCGGTTCAGGGCGGGGGTGTAGGAGGCCATCACCTCCATGGTGGTGCCGAAGATCATGTCGGCGGTGAGCCGCACCACAGACAACGGCACCGGCGAGGCGAACGAGCCCCGGTCGACCAGGAACTCCTGGAGCTGCCGCCCGCCGCGCATCACCGAGTCGACGACCTCCTGCCGGCCGGCCATGGTCGACATCGCCACCGGGCCGAGCCGGTTCACCACCCCGCCGAGCAGCTTGCCCATGCCCCAGGTGACCCGCTCCAGCCCACCGGCGCTGGTCGAGACGAGCGCCACGCCGACCACCCGCTCGCGGAACAGCTGGGGGTCCGCCTCGGCGAGGGCCATGATCGCCATCCCACCCATCGAGTGCCCCACGAGGACCAGGTCACCCTCCGGGACGACCTCGTCGACCAGCCGGTGCAGGTCGGACCCGACCTGCTCCACCGTGTTGTGCGACGGCTCGCCCGTGCCGGACGACCCGTGCCCGCGCTTGTCCCACACCACGACCCGGTAGCCGGCCTCGTGCAGCATCCGCCGCTGGTAGACCCAGCACCGCAGGTCCAGCGTGTAGCCGTGCCCGAGGACGATGGTCGGCCGGCCGGGTACCGGTTCGTCCGGCTCGTCGATCTCCACGTGCAGCGGCACGCCGTCGTCGGCGACCACCACGGCCGTGCTCGTCGGCTCCACGGTGAAGTCCTCGTCGGTGCCGAGCGCGACCGCGTGCTCCCGGTCCCGCCAGAGGCGGTCGATGGCCACCCCCGCCACCGTGGCCAGGCCGGCCGCCGCGACTCCGGCGCCGATCCCCAACAGCTTGTTGCGATCCGTCTCGATCACCCTTCCGCACCGCTCTGGACGGCCGCCGACGCGGCCGCGCTTCCGACATACACCCGGGGCACCCGGGGCCCGAACCGGGTGACGATCTCATAATTGATCGTCCCGACGGATTCTGCCCAATCCTGCGCCGTCGGCTCGCCCGCCGTGCCGGGGCCGAACAGCACCACCTCGTCCCCCGCCCGCACCGGCAGGTCCCCCACGTCCACGACGAACTGGTCCATGCACACCCGCCCGGCGATCCGCCGCCGTTCCCCCTCCACCAGCACGGACGCCCGGTTCGAGGCGTGCCGGGGCACCCCGTCGGCATAGCCGAGCGGGATGTCCACCAGCGTGGTCGGACCCGGGGTCGTGTAGGTGTGCCCGTAGGAGACCCCTTGCCCGCCGGGCACCCGCTTGACCACCGCCGCGCGGGCCACCGCGGTCATCGCCGGGACGAGGCCGAGCTGCTCGGGGGTGCCGATCTCGGGGGCCGGCGACAGGCCGTAGACGGACAGGCCGGGACGCACCAGGTCCCACGCGGACTCGGGGGTGGTCAGCGTCGCGGCCGAGTTGGACATGTGCCGCACCTCGGGAGTCAGGCCGGCCCGCTCGGCGATCGCCACCGCATCGGCGAAGGCTTCCTGCTGGTGCCGCACCGTCGGGTGGCCGGGCGCGTCGGCGTAGGCGAAGTGGGTGAAGATCCCGACCACCCGGACCGCGCCCTCGGCCTCCAGCCGCCGGGCGTGGTCGACCAGGATCTGCCAGTCGGTATGCCGTGCGCCGGCGTCCGCGAGGAAGGCACCGTTGCGGCCCAACCCGGTGTCCACCTTCAGGTGCACCCGGGCGGTCTCCCCGGTAGCGCGGGCCGCCTCCAGCACGGCATCCAGCGTCCACGGCGCGGACGCCGCGAGGTCGATGCCCGCGGTGAGCGCCGGGGCGAAGTCCATCCCCGGCGCGTGCAACCAGGACAGCACCGGTGCGGTGATCCCCGCGGCGCGCAGCGCCAGGGCCTCCTGCAGCTGGGCCACGCCGAGCCAGCCGGCACCGCCGGCGAGCGCGGCGCGGGCGCTCGGCACCAGGCCGTGGCCGTAGGCGTCGGCCTTGACCACGGCCATCAGGTCGGCGGCGCCGGCCCGGCGGCGGAGCTCTCCCACATTGGCGGCGATGGCGTCGAGGTCGATCCGGACCTCGGCGGGGTGCCGCAGGACGACCGGGTGCTCTCCGGTCTGCTGCGGCTCTGGTGTCGGCGGCGTGGCATTCATGGTGAGGGCCAGTCTGGCAGTCCGGTTGCCGTCCGGCGTGCACCTGGGCAGACTCGGGCCATGAACGACCGGCATCCCGACCTCGATCCGGCGGGCGTCGCGCTGCTCAACGCGCTCGGCGCCGTGCACTCCGAGCACCTGGACCTGCCGACGCCGTGCCGGGACTGGCCGGTCAGTGTCCTGATCGCCCACCTGGACGAGTTGACCAAGGCGTTCGCCGACAGCGCGGCCCGGGAGTTCGGCCCCTGGACCGACAACCCGCCGGCCGAGCGCGAATTCGTGCTCGCACAGGGCTGGTCGACCCGGCTGCCCCGACACGTCCAGGAACTCGTCCTGGCCTGGCACGCCCCGGGGGTCTGGGACGGGGAGACCCGGATCGGCGGGGTCGACCAACCCGCCGAACAGGTCGGCCTGGCCGCGCTCACCGAGGTGGTGCTGCACGGGTGGGACCTGTCCCGGGCGATCGGGGTGCCGTACGAGCCCGACGAGGCGACCGCCCGGGCCGTCCTGGACTACCTGGAGTCGCTCGGCGACGCGCGGGAGGGTGCCTACGGTCCGGCGGTCCCGCTGCCGGACGACCTCACCCCGGAGGCGGACACGCTGGACCGGGCACTCGCGCTCAGCGGGCGGTCCCCCGACTGGTCCTGACCGGTCACGGGTCCCTGCGCCGGGCGGGGACCGCCGTTTGGTAGGCAGGTGGGGTGACCACGTCGCCGCGCCGCGAGCGCCTCCACCTCGTCCTGATGCTGATCCTCACGTTCTCCACCGGGGTGGTCGACGCCGTCGGCTACCTCGGCTTCGACCGGGTGTTCACCGGCAACATGACCGGCAACGTCGTCATCCTCGGGATGGGCCTCGCCGGGGCCGAGGAGCTGCCGGTCCTCCGCCCGCTGCTGGCGCTCGGGCTGTTCCTGGTGGGGGCCCTGCTCGGGGGGCGGCTGTCGACCCACGAGCAGGGCTGGACCCGGCGGACCACCCTGGCGTTCGGGCTGGCCGCCCTCTCGCTGACCCTGCTCGCGGTGGTCATGGCGACCCTGGACGCGGCCGACTCCGGCCCCGTCGGCACCGTCACCACCTCCACCCTCGCCCTGACGATGGGCCTCCAGGCGGCCACGGCGAAGAGGCTGGGCGTCACGGACGTCAGCACGGTGGTGGTGACCTCCACGATCACCGGCCTTGCCGCCGACTCCCGCCTCGCCGGCGGTCAGGGCCCGCGCAGCGGCAGGCGGGCGCTGGCCGTGCTCCTGATCCTGCTGGGGGCGCTGACCGGCGCCCTGCTGCTGCGGATCGACCCGTGGGTGGGCGTGGCCCTGTCGGCGACCCTGTGCCTGGTGGTGACCTGCGCGGGCCACCGGGACTCCCGGCGGGAGGTCCCGGTGGCGGCCACGCAGCCGGCGTGAGCGCGGCGGTCCGTCAGGCGTTCGCCACGGCCGCCAGCTGGGCCATCAGGCTGTCCCCGCCCAGGAGGTCGGAGTCCACCTCGCCGAGCCGGTCCACGATCCGTTGGCCGACCACCTCGGTGGTGGCGCCCATCGCCTCGCCGGCCAGGGCCGGGAGCTCGGAGAGCACGGACGCTGCGGCGGCCTCCACCGCGGCGGCGGCCTCCCCCTCGCCGAGGGTGCCCAGGGCCAGCGCCAGGGAGAGCACCGCGCCCGCCGGGTTCGCCCACCCGCGCCCGGCGATGTCCGGCGCCGAGCCGTGGATCGGCTCGAACATGCTCGTGCCGGACCCGTCCAGGTTGAGGTTGCCGCTGGCGGCGACCCCGAGGCCACCGGCGAGCACGGCACCCAGGTCCGTGACGATGTCGCCGAACAGGTTGTCGGTGACGACCACGTCGAACCGCTCCGGCGTGGTCGGCAGGTGCATGCACATGGCGTCCACGTGGACGTAGTCGGTCTCCACGTCCGGGTACTGCGCCGACAGCTCTTCCACCACCGACAGCCACAGCCTGCCGGCCTCGACCAGCACGTTCGTCTTGTGGCACAGGGTGAGCTTCTTGCGGCGCTGCTGGGCCAGCCGGAAGGAGAAGTCCACGGCGCGGTGCGCGGCATACCAGGTGTTCACCGACTCCTGCACCGCCACCGCGGCGGGGGTGCCGCGGTGCACGGTGCTGCCGCGGCCGACATACGCGCCCTCGCTGTTCTCCCGGACCACGACCAGGTCGCACCGCTGCGGCGTGAGGCCCGCGATCGGGGTGGGCACCCCCGGGTAGAGCCGCACGGGGCGCAGGTTGACGGCCTGGGTCATCGCGGCGCGCATGGCCAGGATCACGCCGTGCTCGAGGATCCCCGGGGTCACCTTGGGGCTGCCGATGGCACCGAACAGGATCGCGTCGTTGCTGCGCAGCTCGGCCACCGCCTCGTCCGGGAGGAGCTCCCCGCTCTCCAGGTACCGGTCGGCCCCGAGGGAGACCGTGGTGCGCTCGGTGCTGAAGCCGAACCGTTGCTCGGCGGCGTCCAGCACGGCGAGTGCCGCGTCGGTGACCTCTGGCCCGATCCCGTCCCCGGGGATGACGGCCAACCGGTGATGACCCATAACGACTCCTTCGTTTGCATACAACTCTGGCGGATACAGTGTGTCCTACGTCAACCACCTCGGAAGGAGTGGCCCCGATGGGTAAGACCCTGGCTGAAAAGGTCTGGCAGTCGCACGTCGTGCGCCGAGCCGAGGGAGAACCGGACCTTCTCTACATCGACCTGCACCTGGTGCACGAGGTCACCAGCCCGCAGGCGTTCGACGGTCTGCGGTTGGCGGGCCGCGGCGTGCGCCGCCCGGACCTCACCGTGGCCACCGAGGACCACAACGTGCCGACCACCCTCGGCCCGGTGGTCGACCTGGTGAGCCGCACCCAGCTGGAGGCGCTGAAGCGCAACTGTGACGAGTTCGGCATCGTGCACCACGAGCGCGGCAAGCTGGGCCAGGGCATCGTGCACGTCATCGGCCCCGAGCTCGGGCTGACCCAGCCGGGCATGACGATCGTGTGCGGCGACTCCCACACCTCCACCCACGGCGCGTTCGGCGCGATCGCGATGGGTATCGGTACCAGCGAGGTCGAGCACGTCCTCGCCACGCAGACCCTGCCGCTGGCACCGTTCAAGACGATGGCGATCACCGTCGAGGGCGAGCTCCCGGCGGGCGTCTCGGCCAAGGACATCATCCTGGGCGTGATCAACCGGATCGGCACCGGTGGTGGGCAGGGCTACATCCTGGAGTACCGCGGCAGCGCCATCGAGTCGCTGTCCATGGAGGGCCGGATGACGATCTGCAATATGTCGATCGAGGCCGGTGCCCGGGCCGGGATGGTGGCCCCCGACGAGACCACCTTCGCCTACCTCAAGGACCGCCCGCACGCCCCGAAGGGCGCCGACTGGGACGCCGCCCTCGAGGAGTGGCGCCAGCTGCGCACCGACCCGGACGCCACCTTCGACGCCGAGGTCGTCATCGACGCCGCCGACCTGTCGCCCTACGTCACGTGGGGTACCAACCCCGG contains:
- the tsaE gene encoding tRNA (adenosine(37)-N6)-threonylcarbamoyltransferase complex ATPase subunit type 1 TsaE, with protein sequence MTGQQLTRRLADAEETRRFGAALGRLLRAGDLVLLVGGLGAGKTTLTQGLAEGLGVRGPIISPTFVISRVHPSEVGGPALVHVDAYRLDGAAELDDLDLDDSVESSVTVVEWGQGLVEQLTEARLEVVLRHPEEVAEPPVAGRAVPDPGALPDYRVATLRTVGQRWSESEVVQALAEVTSAAP
- a CDS encoding alpha/beta fold hydrolase, with the translated sequence MIETDRNKLLGIGAGVAAAGLATVAGVAIDRLWRDREHAVALGTDEDFTVEPTSTAVVVADDGVPLHVEIDEPDEPVPGRPTIVLGHGYTLDLRCWVYQRRMLHEAGYRVVVWDKRGHGSSGTGEPSHNTVEQVGSDLHRLVDEVVPEGDLVLVGHSMGGMAIMALAEADPQLFRERVVGVALVSTSAGGLERVTWGMGKLLGGVVNRLGPVAMSTMAGRQEVVDSVMRGGRQLQEFLVDRGSFASPVPLSVVRLTADMIFGTTMEVMASYTPALNRHDKRAALANLDGVEVLVLNGDKDILTSTEHSDEIVELLPGADHVVVADAGHIIMLEHPQVVGEQILALARRAERAAVTPAPAASRATRGSRRRVTDLDKQRRDRATRPTRRRAQPRRTDA
- the alr gene encoding alanine racemase, which codes for MNATPPTPEPQQTGEHPVVLRHPAEVRIDLDAIAANVGELRRRAGAADLMAVVKADAYGHGLVPSARAALAGGAGWLGVAQLQEALALRAAGITAPVLSWLHAPGMDFAPALTAGIDLAASAPWTLDAVLEAARATGETARVHLKVDTGLGRNGAFLADAGARHTDWQILVDHARRLEAEGAVRVVGIFTHFAYADAPGHPTVRHQQEAFADAVAIAERAGLTPEVRHMSNSAATLTTPESAWDLVRPGLSVYGLSPAPEIGTPEQLGLVPAMTAVARAAVVKRVPGGQGVSYGHTYTTPGPTTLVDIPLGYADGVPRHASNRASVLVEGERRRIAGRVCMDQFVVDVGDLPVRAGDEVVLFGPGTAGEPTAQDWAESVGTINYEIVTRFGPRVPRVYVGSAAASAAVQSGAEG
- a CDS encoding TIGR03086 family metal-binding protein, with amino-acid sequence MNDRHPDLDPAGVALLNALGAVHSEHLDLPTPCRDWPVSVLIAHLDELTKAFADSAAREFGPWTDNPPAEREFVLAQGWSTRLPRHVQELVLAWHAPGVWDGETRIGGVDQPAEQVGLAALTEVVLHGWDLSRAIGVPYEPDEATARAVLDYLESLGDAREGAYGPAVPLPDDLTPEADTLDRALALSGRSPDWS
- a CDS encoding YoaK family protein, which gives rise to MTTSPRRERLHLVLMLILTFSTGVVDAVGYLGFDRVFTGNMTGNVVILGMGLAGAEELPVLRPLLALGLFLVGALLGGRLSTHEQGWTRRTTLAFGLAALSLTLLAVVMATLDAADSGPVGTVTTSTLALTMGLQAATAKRLGVTDVSTVVVTSTITGLAADSRLAGGQGPRSGRRALAVLLILLGALTGALLLRIDPWVGVALSATLCLVVTCAGHRDSRREVPVAATQPA
- a CDS encoding 3-isopropylmalate dehydrogenase, producing the protein MGHHRLAVIPGDGIGPEVTDAALAVLDAAEQRFGFSTERTTVSLGADRYLESGELLPDEAVAELRSNDAILFGAIGSPKVTPGILEHGVILAMRAAMTQAVNLRPVRLYPGVPTPIAGLTPQRCDLVVVRENSEGAYVGRGSTVHRGTPAAVAVQESVNTWYAAHRAVDFSFRLAQQRRKKLTLCHKTNVLVEAGRLWLSVVEELSAQYPDVETDYVHVDAMCMHLPTTPERFDVVVTDNLFGDIVTDLGAVLAGGLGVAASGNLNLDGSGTSMFEPIHGSAPDIAGRGWANPAGAVLSLALALGTLGEGEAAAAVEAAAASVLSELPALAGEAMGATTEVVGQRIVDRLGEVDSDLLGGDSLMAQLAAVANA